A region of Trypanosoma brucei brucei TREU927 chromosome 1, complete sequence DNA encodes the following proteins:
- a CDS encoding chaperone protein DNAJ, putative, with protein sequence MRGITLALAPPSLLFVPKIQRRCFNVIQRGNDREVDSLFALLGFAGDNEAHRIRRTRAELRQGFMREAMKLKDPQNDKSDAAKLEKLREAYQLLSNDRFRVQYAAHHYASPDASLHLLVDGGQVAANFNPEHQSFNFVDHAISRAAMSPSSRSSSDKQRSFSDFTGQYNSVIGNTGCSTDARPYNAPEARAAINGAGINFMLRISFDESVLGCTKTAVYEKNVSCQRCSGNGRMVLKRPRKCPQCRGRGSTHLPSATYHIERSCTYCNGDGVTPPPKCSGCRGAGVVPGHTVQVPVDIRPGTTNMTACRLRGMGHDGVRGGVAGDLIVTVLVQEHRVFHRDGLDLHMVLPITLSTALLGGMVSVPLLHGPFCTRVPPCVRNGQQIRLSGRGVTLDGSGVLTNAEEGIDTDSSASKQEQQQRGDLYIHLLVVIPKGEELTGAQRSALEQFVVEQDGNGAEGVDDITPTALKRRFRHWLPGT encoded by the coding sequence ATGCGAGGCATTACATTGGCGCTGGCGCCACcatctcttttatttgtccCGAAAATTCAGCGGCGGTGCTTCAACGTCATACAACGTGGTAACGATCGCGAGGTGGATTCGCTTTTTGCACTGCTGGGCTTTGCTGGTGACAATGAGGCGCATCGCATACGCCGGACCCGTGCGGAACTGCGGCAGGGGTTTATGCGTGAAGCAATGAAGCTGAAAGACCCTCAAAATGACAAGAGCGACGCAGCCAAACTGGAAAAACTTAGAGAGGCGTATCAGTTGCTTTCCAATGATCGCTTTCGTGTGCAATACGCTGCGCATCACTACGCCTCTCCAGATGCCTCACTTCATCTTCTTGTGGACGGCGGCCAGGTTGCCGCTAACTTTAACCCTGAACATCAGTCGTTTAACTTTGTTGATCACGCCATCTCAAGAGCCGCTATGAGCCCCTCTTCCCGGTCATCGTCGGATAAACAGCGATCCTTCAGTGACTTTACTGGTCAGTATAATTCAGTGATAGGTAACACCGGTTGCTCAACCGACGCTCGTCCATATAACGCTCCTGAAGCCCGAGCCGCCATAAATGGTGCGGGTATTAATTTTATGTTGCGCATCTCATTCGATGAAAGTGTTCTCGGCTGTACCAAGACGGCTGTCtatgaaaaaaatgtttcaTGCCAGCGGTGTAGTGGTAATGGGCGAATGGTGCTCAAACGCCCTCGGAAATGCCCACAGTGTCGTGGTCGCGGCTCCACGCACCTTCCAAGCGCCACGTATCATATTGAGCGCTCATGCACGTATTGTAATGGCGACGGAGTGACACCTCCTCCGAAGTGTAGCGGGTGCCGAGGAGCCGGTGTTGTGCCCGGGCACACGGTTCAGGTTCCAGTTGATATCCGCCCCGGAACCACAAATATGACAGCGTGTCGCCTTCGTGGTATGGGACATGATGGTGTGCGTGGCGGTGTGGCAGGTGATCTTATTGTGACTGTGTTAGTTCAGGAACACCGCGTCTTTCACCGTGATGGTCTAGACCTACACATGGTGCTGCCCATTACTTTATCTACGGCATTATTGGGTGGTATGGTGTCTGTGCCTCTGCTTCACGGGCCTTTTTGCACACGGGTGCCACCATGTGTAAGAAATGGGCAACAAATAAGGCTTAGTGGAAGGGGTGTTACACTCGACGGTAGCGGAGTCCTCACCAATGCTGAAGAGGGGATTGATACGGACAGTTCAGCTTCTAAAcaggagcaacagcaacgtGGTGATCTCTACATACATTTACTTGTCGTTATTCCTAAGGGTGAGGAATTAACTGGGGCGC